In a single window of the Labeo rohita strain BAU-BD-2019 chromosome 23, IGBB_LRoh.1.0, whole genome shotgun sequence genome:
- the LOC127155243 gene encoding NEDD8-activating enzyme E1 catalytic subunit isoform X1, translating to MADGEEPEKKRRRIAALTENMAVEGCSVGDWDGRWSHVQKFLERTGPFTHPDFEPSEETLQFLLETCKILVIGAGGLGCDLLKNLALSGFRHIHVVDMDIIDVSNLNRQFLFRSKDVGRPKADVAAEFINQRVPGCNVVPHFKKIQDFDASFYRQFHIIVCGLDSIIARRWINGMLLSLLSYEDGVLDPSSIIPLIDGGTEGFKGNARVILPGMTACIDCTLELYPPQITFPMCTIASMPRLPEHCIEYVRVLQWPKDKPFGDAVGLDGDNPEHVQWVFQESLKRAAEFNITGVTYRLTQGVVKRIIPAVASTNAVIAAACATEVFKIATSAYIPLNNYLVFNDVDGLYTYTFEAERKDNCSACSQVPQKLQFPPSAKLQEVLEYLTENASLQMKSPAITATLEGKNKTLYLQTIASIEERTRPNLCKTLKELGLADGQELAVADVTTPQTVLFKLNFTSETCSIKHVQT from the exons ATGGCGGATGGAGAAGAGCC GGAGAAGAAAAGAAGGAGAATAGCGGCGCTGACTGAGAA CATGGCAGTTGAAGGTTGCAGTGTTGGTGACTGGGATGGCCGCTGGAGTCATGTGCAGAAGTTCCTTGAGAGAACGGGTCCTTTCACACACCCAGACTTTGAACCTAGTGAGGAG aCGTTACAGTTTCTGTTGGAAACATGCAAAATCCTGGTCATTGGAGCTGGAGGTCTTGGCTGTGATCTACTGAAAAACCTG gctctGTCAGGTTTTCGTCATATTCATGTTGTGGATATGGACATCATTGATGTCTCCAACCTCAACAGACAGTTTCTCTTTAG GTCCAAAGATGTTGGACGACCTAAAGCAGATGTGGCAGCTGAGTTTATAAACCAGCGTGTTCCTGGTTGTAATGTTGTACC acactttaaaaaaattcaagatTTTGATGCTTCATTTTATAGAC AGTTTCATATTATTGTTTGTGGGCTGGACTCGATCATTGCCAGGCGCTGGATCAATGGGATGCTG TTGTCCCTGCTCTCTTATGAAGATGGAGTTTTGGATCCCAGCTCTATCATTCCTCTGATAGATGGGGGGACCGAGGGCTTTAAGGGGAATGCAAGAGTCATCCTGCCGGGAATGACAGCCTGTATAGACTGCACACTGGAGCTTTACCCACCACAA ATCACTTTCCCAATGTGCACTATTGCCTCAATGCCACGGCTACCAGAGCACTGTATAGAGTATGTGAGAGTGCTGCAGTGGCCCAAAGACAAACCCTTTGGAG ATGCTGTTGGCCTTGATGGTGATAACCCAGAACATGTTCAGTGGGTGTTCCAGGAATCTTTAAAGAGAGCAGCTGAGTTCAATATCACTGGTGTCACCTACAGACTTACTCAAG GTGTGGTTAAGCGAATCATCCCTGCTGTTGCatccacaaatgcagttatcgCTG CTGCTTGCGCCACAGaagtttttaaaattgctaCAAG TGCATATATCCCATTGAATAACTATCTGGTTTTTAATGATGTGGATGGATTGTATACTTACACATTTGAAGCAGAAAGAAAG GACAACTGTTCAGCATGTAGTCAGGTTCCTCAAAAACTACAGTTCCCACCATCTGCAAAACTGCAAGAGGTGCTGGAGTATCTGACTGAGAATGCTTCTCT ACAAATGAAGTCTCCAGCTATCACTGCAACACTTgaaggcaaaaataaaacactctACCTGCAG ACCATTGCCTCAATTGAAGAAAGAACAAGACCAAATCTTTGCAAAACATTGAAAG aGCTGGGATTGGCTGATGGACAGGAGTTAGCTGTTGCTGATGTCACCACACCTCAGACTGTCCTCTTCAAGCTCAACTTCACGTCAGAAACATGCAGCATTAAACATGTACAAACTTAA
- the LOC127155243 gene encoding NEDD8-activating enzyme E1 catalytic subunit isoform X3 codes for MAVEGCSVGDWDGRWSHVQKFLERTGPFTHPDFEPSEETLQFLLETCKILVIGAGGLGCDLLKNLALSGFRHIHVVDMDIIDVSNLNRQFLFRSKDVGRPKADVAAEFINQRVPGCNVVPHFKKIQDFDASFYRQFHIIVCGLDSIIARRWINGMLLSLLSYEDGVLDPSSIIPLIDGGTEGFKGNARVILPGMTACIDCTLELYPPQITFPMCTIASMPRLPEHCIEYVRVLQWPKDKPFGDAVGLDGDNPEHVQWVFQESLKRAAEFNITGVTYRLTQGVVKRIIPAVASTNAVIAAACATEVFKIATSAYIPLNNYLVFNDVDGLYTYTFEAERKDNCSACSQVPQKLQFPPSAKLQEVLEYLTENASLQMKSPAITATLEGKNKTLYLQTIASIEERTRPNLCKTLKELGLADGQELAVADVTTPQTVLFKLNFTSETCSIKHVQT; via the exons ATGGCAGTTGAAGGTTGCAGTGTTGGTGACTGGGATGGCCGCTGGAGTCATGTGCAGAAGTTCCTTGAGAGAACGGGTCCTTTCACACACCCAGACTTTGAACCTAGTGAGGAG aCGTTACAGTTTCTGTTGGAAACATGCAAAATCCTGGTCATTGGAGCTGGAGGTCTTGGCTGTGATCTACTGAAAAACCTG gctctGTCAGGTTTTCGTCATATTCATGTTGTGGATATGGACATCATTGATGTCTCCAACCTCAACAGACAGTTTCTCTTTAG GTCCAAAGATGTTGGACGACCTAAAGCAGATGTGGCAGCTGAGTTTATAAACCAGCGTGTTCCTGGTTGTAATGTTGTACC acactttaaaaaaattcaagatTTTGATGCTTCATTTTATAGAC AGTTTCATATTATTGTTTGTGGGCTGGACTCGATCATTGCCAGGCGCTGGATCAATGGGATGCTG TTGTCCCTGCTCTCTTATGAAGATGGAGTTTTGGATCCCAGCTCTATCATTCCTCTGATAGATGGGGGGACCGAGGGCTTTAAGGGGAATGCAAGAGTCATCCTGCCGGGAATGACAGCCTGTATAGACTGCACACTGGAGCTTTACCCACCACAA ATCACTTTCCCAATGTGCACTATTGCCTCAATGCCACGGCTACCAGAGCACTGTATAGAGTATGTGAGAGTGCTGCAGTGGCCCAAAGACAAACCCTTTGGAG ATGCTGTTGGCCTTGATGGTGATAACCCAGAACATGTTCAGTGGGTGTTCCAGGAATCTTTAAAGAGAGCAGCTGAGTTCAATATCACTGGTGTCACCTACAGACTTACTCAAG GTGTGGTTAAGCGAATCATCCCTGCTGTTGCatccacaaatgcagttatcgCTG CTGCTTGCGCCACAGaagtttttaaaattgctaCAAG TGCATATATCCCATTGAATAACTATCTGGTTTTTAATGATGTGGATGGATTGTATACTTACACATTTGAAGCAGAAAGAAAG GACAACTGTTCAGCATGTAGTCAGGTTCCTCAAAAACTACAGTTCCCACCATCTGCAAAACTGCAAGAGGTGCTGGAGTATCTGACTGAGAATGCTTCTCT ACAAATGAAGTCTCCAGCTATCACTGCAACACTTgaaggcaaaaataaaacactctACCTGCAG ACCATTGCCTCAATTGAAGAAAGAACAAGACCAAATCTTTGCAAAACATTGAAAG aGCTGGGATTGGCTGATGGACAGGAGTTAGCTGTTGCTGATGTCACCACACCTCAGACTGTCCTCTTCAAGCTCAACTTCACGTCAGAAACATGCAGCATTAAACATGTACAAACTTAA
- the LOC127155243 gene encoding NEDD8-activating enzyme E1 catalytic subunit isoform X2 yields MLRAGCSMAVEGCSVGDWDGRWSHVQKFLERTGPFTHPDFEPSEETLQFLLETCKILVIGAGGLGCDLLKNLALSGFRHIHVVDMDIIDVSNLNRQFLFRSKDVGRPKADVAAEFINQRVPGCNVVPHFKKIQDFDASFYRQFHIIVCGLDSIIARRWINGMLLSLLSYEDGVLDPSSIIPLIDGGTEGFKGNARVILPGMTACIDCTLELYPPQITFPMCTIASMPRLPEHCIEYVRVLQWPKDKPFGDAVGLDGDNPEHVQWVFQESLKRAAEFNITGVTYRLTQGVVKRIIPAVASTNAVIAAACATEVFKIATSAYIPLNNYLVFNDVDGLYTYTFEAERKDNCSACSQVPQKLQFPPSAKLQEVLEYLTENASLQMKSPAITATLEGKNKTLYLQTIASIEERTRPNLCKTLKELGLADGQELAVADVTTPQTVLFKLNFTSETCSIKHVQT; encoded by the exons ATGCTAAGAGCTGGCTGCAG CATGGCAGTTGAAGGTTGCAGTGTTGGTGACTGGGATGGCCGCTGGAGTCATGTGCAGAAGTTCCTTGAGAGAACGGGTCCTTTCACACACCCAGACTTTGAACCTAGTGAGGAG aCGTTACAGTTTCTGTTGGAAACATGCAAAATCCTGGTCATTGGAGCTGGAGGTCTTGGCTGTGATCTACTGAAAAACCTG gctctGTCAGGTTTTCGTCATATTCATGTTGTGGATATGGACATCATTGATGTCTCCAACCTCAACAGACAGTTTCTCTTTAG GTCCAAAGATGTTGGACGACCTAAAGCAGATGTGGCAGCTGAGTTTATAAACCAGCGTGTTCCTGGTTGTAATGTTGTACC acactttaaaaaaattcaagatTTTGATGCTTCATTTTATAGAC AGTTTCATATTATTGTTTGTGGGCTGGACTCGATCATTGCCAGGCGCTGGATCAATGGGATGCTG TTGTCCCTGCTCTCTTATGAAGATGGAGTTTTGGATCCCAGCTCTATCATTCCTCTGATAGATGGGGGGACCGAGGGCTTTAAGGGGAATGCAAGAGTCATCCTGCCGGGAATGACAGCCTGTATAGACTGCACACTGGAGCTTTACCCACCACAA ATCACTTTCCCAATGTGCACTATTGCCTCAATGCCACGGCTACCAGAGCACTGTATAGAGTATGTGAGAGTGCTGCAGTGGCCCAAAGACAAACCCTTTGGAG ATGCTGTTGGCCTTGATGGTGATAACCCAGAACATGTTCAGTGGGTGTTCCAGGAATCTTTAAAGAGAGCAGCTGAGTTCAATATCACTGGTGTCACCTACAGACTTACTCAAG GTGTGGTTAAGCGAATCATCCCTGCTGTTGCatccacaaatgcagttatcgCTG CTGCTTGCGCCACAGaagtttttaaaattgctaCAAG TGCATATATCCCATTGAATAACTATCTGGTTTTTAATGATGTGGATGGATTGTATACTTACACATTTGAAGCAGAAAGAAAG GACAACTGTTCAGCATGTAGTCAGGTTCCTCAAAAACTACAGTTCCCACCATCTGCAAAACTGCAAGAGGTGCTGGAGTATCTGACTGAGAATGCTTCTCT ACAAATGAAGTCTCCAGCTATCACTGCAACACTTgaaggcaaaaataaaacactctACCTGCAG ACCATTGCCTCAATTGAAGAAAGAACAAGACCAAATCTTTGCAAAACATTGAAAG aGCTGGGATTGGCTGATGGACAGGAGTTAGCTGTTGCTGATGTCACCACACCTCAGACTGTCCTCTTCAAGCTCAACTTCACGTCAGAAACATGCAGCATTAAACATGTACAAACTTAA